In Paroedura picta isolate Pp20150507F chromosome 6, Ppicta_v3.0, whole genome shotgun sequence, one genomic interval encodes:
- the GPR18 gene encoding N-arachidonyl glycine receptor, which yields MNTSGQSLMMTPGNIHPEEYRISALVFYSFVFTIGLFVNVTALWVFSCTTKKRTTITIYMMNVALLDLTAIFSLPFRMLYYSKGSWFFGDIFCRVLSALTVFYPSIALWLLAFISVDRYLAVVQPKYAKELKNTTKALIVSLGLWLTTIATTSPLMFLNTDPDEASNHTTCIKMMEIIYLQEVNALNFSRLVFFFLIPLLIMIGCYMTVIYSLVHGRTSKLKPKAKERSIRIIVTLIVQVLVCFVPFHICFVLLMLQAKEISYNPWGAFTTYLMNLSTCLDVILYYLVSKQFQARVISVMLYRNYLRSVRRKSLRSGSVRSLSNINSEMI from the coding sequence CTTTGTTTTCACCATTGGCTTATTTGTTAACGTTACGGCTCTCTGGGTCTTCAGTTGCACCACTAAGAAGAGGACAACTATAACCATTTACATGATGAATGTAGCACTGCTTGACTTAACGGCTATATTTTCTTTGCCTTTTCGGATGCTTTACTACAGCAAAGGATCTTGGTTCTTCGGAGACATTTTCTGCCGGGTTCTTAGTGCTCTAACTGTGTTCTACCCAAGCATTGCTCTATGGCTGCTGGCTTTCATAAGTGTAGACAGATACCTGGCAGTTGTGCAGCCTAAATATGCCAAAGAGCTTAAGAATACAACCAAAGCTCTGATAGTGTCCTTGGGCCTCTGGCTAACAACCATAGCGACAACTTCTCCCCTGATGTTCCTAAATACAGATCCGGATGAAGCCTCAAACCATACAACTTGCATTAAGATGATGGAGATTATCTATCTACAAGAAGTCAATGCCTTAAATTTTTCTCGGCTggtgtttttcttcttaattccATTGTTGATCATGATTGGCTGTTACATGACAGTCATTTACAGTCTTGTTCACGGGAGAACTTCCAAGTTGAAACCGAAGGCTAAAGAGAGGTCGATCAGAATTATTGTGACACTGATTGTCCAAGTTCTTGTGTGCTTTGTGCCTTTCCACATATGCTTTGTGCTCCTGATGCTGCAAGCTAAAGAAATAAGCTACAACCCATGGGGAGCGTTCACCACCTACCTCATGAATCTCAGCACATGCCTGGATGTCATCCTGTACTACCTGGTTTCCAAACAATTTCAAGCCCGAGTGATTAGCGTTATGCTCTATCGAAACTACCTTCGAAGCGTACGGAGGAAAAGTTTGCGATCCGGAAGCGTGCGGTCATTAAGCAATATCAACAGTGAGATGATATAA